One window of the Roseovarius sp. THAF9 genome contains the following:
- a CDS encoding c-type cytochrome encodes MLACAGLLAAGVPAAAQEFTTLKGHGGPVMGIDLNPETGQVATASFDNSVGLWEGREPRWLEGHDAAVITVRFLDEHTAASGGDDFDVILWSLPDGAATRLEGHEGKVAEIALSPDGETLATASWDGSIGLWSRDSGAARFLKGHNASVSDVAFSADGTRLYSASADGTIRLWQVNEPDGASRVVVNAGFGVNRLILDPDDQWLAYGAVDGVTRVVHPMSGETIRDFSLDRRPILSMAFHDVSGQLAVGDGHGFIMMIDTEAWQIVRDFRAMRRGPVWALEFSPDGTMIYAGGIEDVAFGWPVADLDAFDPAGSDQRTFLRDPEAMPNGERQFMRKCSICHALTPPPSRKAGPSLHGLFGRRAGAVPGYPYSEILDGSDIVWNEETIDALFDIGPDHYIPGSKMPMQRITAGQDRQDLIDYMREATGP; translated from the coding sequence ATGCTGGCATGCGCGGGCCTGCTGGCCGCCGGTGTGCCGGCGGCGGCGCAGGAGTTCACCACGCTGAAAGGGCATGGCGGGCCGGTCATGGGGATCGACTTGAACCCGGAAACGGGCCAGGTCGCCACGGCCAGCTTTGACAATTCCGTGGGGCTTTGGGAGGGCCGGGAGCCGCGATGGCTGGAAGGGCATGACGCGGCGGTGATTACGGTGCGGTTCCTCGATGAACATACGGCAGCTTCGGGCGGCGACGATTTCGACGTGATCTTGTGGTCCTTGCCGGACGGCGCGGCGACGCGGCTGGAAGGGCACGAGGGCAAGGTCGCCGAGATCGCACTGTCGCCGGATGGCGAAACGCTTGCGACGGCCAGTTGGGACGGTTCGATCGGGCTCTGGTCGCGCGACAGCGGTGCGGCGCGGTTCCTTAAGGGACACAACGCGTCGGTCAGCGACGTGGCCTTCAGCGCGGACGGCACGCGGCTGTACTCGGCTTCCGCGGACGGGACGATCCGCCTATGGCAGGTAAATGAACCGGACGGCGCGTCTCGCGTAGTGGTGAATGCCGGCTTTGGCGTGAACCGGCTGATCCTTGATCCGGACGACCAGTGGCTGGCCTACGGCGCGGTCGATGGCGTGACGCGGGTCGTGCACCCGATGTCGGGTGAGACGATCCGGGACTTCTCGCTCGACCGGCGGCCGATCCTGTCGATGGCCTTTCACGATGTTAGCGGGCAGTTGGCCGTTGGCGACGGGCACGGCTTTATCATGATGATCGACACGGAAGCCTGGCAAATCGTGCGGGATTTCCGCGCCATGCGGCGGGGGCCGGTCTGGGCGCTGGAGTTCTCGCCCGATGGCACGATGATCTACGCGGGCGGGATCGAGGACGTGGCATTCGGCTGGCCCGTGGCCGACCTTGACGCGTTCGACCCGGCGGGCAGCGACCAGCGCACATTCCTGCGGGACCCCGAGGCTATGCCCAATGGCGAGCGACAGTTTATGCGCAAGTGCAGCATCTGTCACGCGCTGACCCCGCCGCCCTCGCGGAAGGCGGGGCCGTCGCTGCACGGTCTCTTCGGTCGCAGGGCGGGCGCGGTGCCGGGGTATCCTTATTCGGAGATCCTCGACGGGTCTGATATCGTCTGGAATGAAGAGACCATAGATGCGCTTTTCGATATCGGCCCGGACCACTATATTCCCGGATCGAAGATGCCGATGCAGCGCATCACCGCCGGGCAGGACCGGCAGGATCTGATAGATTACATGCGCGAGGCGACGGGGCCTTGA
- a CDS encoding TFIIB-type zinc finger domain-containing protein, with protein MLDSPTVEQEHRFPCDQCGADFRFDPQAGKLICDHCGNEAEMEQAGPWAAPLKELDFGAAVKGELDASEIEETRVVTCPNCAAQVEFDATVYASECPFCATPVVTDTGTHRHIKPRGVLPFKVDEEAARGAMTEWLGRLWFAPNGLQDYARKGRRMQGIYVPYWTYDADTKSSYTGERGTVYYETRTVMRDGKREQVQVAKVRWTPVRGRVARFFDDVLVLASKTLPKRYTDALEPWELGELQPYSPEFLAGFRAEGYQVELEDGFMQARQIIDARIARDVRFDIGGDRQRIHSIDTAVSDVTFKHILLPVWLAAYKYRGETYRFVVNGRNGKVQGERPYSAIKIAIAVVIGVIVAAAVGYGVAMSQ; from the coding sequence ATGCTCGATTCGCCGACCGTCGAACAAGAACACCGCTTTCCCTGCGACCAGTGCGGCGCCGATTTCAGGTTTGATCCCCAGGCGGGAAAGCTGATCTGCGACCATTGCGGTAACGAGGCCGAGATGGAGCAGGCGGGCCCCTGGGCCGCGCCTCTGAAAGAGCTGGATTTCGGTGCTGCGGTGAAGGGCGAGCTGGACGCGTCGGAGATCGAGGAGACCCGCGTCGTGACCTGCCCCAACTGCGCCGCGCAGGTGGAGTTCGATGCGACCGTGTACGCAAGCGAGTGCCCGTTCTGCGCAACGCCAGTGGTCACGGATACCGGCACGCATCGGCATATCAAGCCGCGCGGCGTCTTGCCGTTCAAGGTGGATGAGGAGGCGGCGCGGGGCGCCATGACCGAGTGGCTGGGCCGGCTGTGGTTCGCGCCCAACGGGCTGCAGGACTATGCCCGCAAGGGGCGCAGGATGCAGGGCATCTACGTGCCCTACTGGACCTATGATGCCGACACGAAGTCCAGCTATACCGGCGAGCGCGGCACGGTCTATTACGAAACCAGGACGGTGATGCGCGACGGCAAGCGCGAGCAGGTGCAGGTGGCCAAGGTCCGCTGGACGCCTGTGCGGGGCCGGGTGGCGCGGTTCTTCGACGATGTGCTGGTGCTGGCCTCGAAGACATTGCCGAAGCGCTACACGGATGCGCTGGAACCTTGGGAGCTGGGCGAATTGCAGCCCTACAGTCCCGAGTTCCTAGCCGGGTTCCGGGCCGAGGGGTATCAGGTGGAGTTGGAGGACGGGTTCATGCAGGCGCGGCAGATCATCGATGCCCGGATTGCGCGGGACGTGCGGTTCGACATCGGTGGCGACCGTCAGAGGATTCACTCCATCGACACGGCAGTCAGCGACGTTACGTTCAAGCATATCCTACTGCCGGTCTGGCTGGCGGCGTACAAGTACAGGGGCGAAACCTATCGCTTTGTCGTCAACGGTCGCAACGGCAAGGTGCAGGGCGAGCGGCCCTATTCGGCGATCAAGATCGCGATTGCCGTGGTGATCGGGGTCATCGTGGCGGCAGCGGTGGGTTACGGCGTGGCGATGAGCCAATGA
- a CDS encoding DUF2927 domain-containing protein → MFRYFPGVLALAGALALAGCDDLVTEDPPTKPQARPNAMVRAPQPSGPSEASQDLARYYSRLENDLVVQGLMRRDGGGVDTPFTDNDLLRNFVRIGFFEEYQRDKGLLPSQSGPVAIKKWTGPVRIGVEFGRNVPADVKSSERARVAAYASRLARITGHPITVSNASPNFVVLFMSNDDRAQSRARALEVIPAIAKSNLAIITNLPRSTQCFVISAGVRSENDLGVALAYIRSELTDLQRLACIHEEIAQGLGLTNDSPRARPSIFNDDEEFALLTTHDEMLLEALYNPALKPGMGLEEARPILRRLFEKGAS, encoded by the coding sequence TTGTTTCGATATTTCCCCGGCGTCCTTGCGCTGGCTGGTGCACTTGCACTGGCCGGATGCGATGACCTGGTTACAGAGGATCCCCCGACCAAGCCGCAGGCGCGCCCGAACGCGATGGTGCGTGCGCCGCAGCCCAGCGGCCCGTCTGAGGCCAGCCAAGACCTTGCACGATATTACAGTCGGCTTGAAAACGACCTTGTCGTGCAGGGGCTCATGCGCCGGGATGGAGGTGGAGTCGACACGCCGTTCACTGACAACGACCTTTTGCGGAACTTCGTTCGGATCGGGTTCTTCGAGGAATACCAGCGCGACAAGGGCTTGCTGCCGTCCCAAAGCGGGCCGGTAGCGATCAAGAAATGGACCGGTCCCGTGCGGATCGGGGTCGAGTTCGGTCGCAACGTGCCGGCGGATGTAAAGTCCAGCGAACGCGCCCGGGTGGCCGCATATGCCAGCCGTCTTGCGCGGATCACAGGCCATCCGATCACGGTCAGTAATGCCTCGCCCAACTTCGTTGTGCTTTTCATGAGCAATGATGACAGGGCGCAATCTAGGGCACGCGCGTTGGAGGTGATCCCGGCTATTGCCAAGTCGAACCTGGCGATCATCACCAACTTGCCGCGGTCGACCCAGTGTTTCGTGATTTCCGCCGGAGTCAGAAGCGAGAACGATCTTGGCGTTGCGCTGGCCTATATCCGGTCGGAGTTGACCGACCTGCAACGGCTGGCCTGCATTCACGAGGAAATAGCTCAAGGTCTGGGCCTGACCAATGACAGCCCCCGGGCACGGCCCTCGATCTTCAATGACGACGAGGAATTCGCGCTGTTGACGACCCATGACGAGATGTTGCTGGAGGCGCTTTACAATCCTGCCCTGAAGCCGGGAATGGGGCTGGAGGAGGCGCGACCCATCCTGCGGCGTCTGTTTGAGAAGGGGGCGTCGTGA
- a CDS encoding cache domain-containing protein codes for MTSVRLRLLILALLPLVVLLPLLLWLAVGRWAANYDNLLIANVESDLRIAEQYLDQILATTGGDVAALARSTRFREAMAGPGSSMAGFLDAERRALGLDFLYYLPDSPAQTAAENWPVIATALKGGSATEIDILSDDQLAGIDPALAARARLPLIPTEAAVPTDRTVEDRGMVVHTATDLRAAGGSGVLVGGILLNRNLGFIDTINALVYQSDDAADVERQGTATLFLEDVRVSTNVRLFEGERALGTRVSAVVRNRVLNEGRTWLDRAFVVNDWYISGYLPLTDSFSRRVGMLYVGFLEAPFVAEKRSAFILVFSAFVGVLLLTIPLFLRMAGGIFSPLERMNHTMKRVEGGQLDARIGAVSSRDEIGQVAAHLDELLDQVQERDRALRSWADELNTRVEDRTAELRDANEKLETTYQQLVMSEKLASIGEITAGVAHEINNPVAVIQGNIDVIRETLGDDAKPLMTELNLIDRQIARINAIVGKLLQFARPSEFNAFSEHVDVAAVLDDCLVLVDHVISRRNVTVTTHRADDAPPVRINPGELQQVIINLVVNAVQAMDGPGELSLSIRAERRDRRSGTALVVADTGPGIANERLNTVFDPFYTTKPGEGTGLGLSVSQTLIRQSGGLITVRNRDAGGAEFTVWLPEDRDVS; via the coding sequence ATGACATCGGTTCGTCTGCGCCTGCTTATCCTGGCACTCTTGCCGCTGGTGGTCCTGCTGCCGCTCCTGTTGTGGCTTGCGGTCGGTCGCTGGGCCGCCAACTACGACAACTTGCTGATCGCCAATGTCGAAAGCGATCTGCGCATTGCCGAGCAGTATCTTGACCAGATCCTTGCAACTACCGGCGGCGACGTCGCCGCGCTGGCCCGCTCCACCCGTTTCCGCGAGGCCATGGCCGGCCCCGGCTCCAGCATGGCAGGGTTTCTCGACGCCGAACGCAGGGCGCTGGGGCTGGATTTTCTCTATTACCTACCGGACTCTCCTGCCCAGACCGCCGCCGAAAACTGGCCGGTCATCGCCACTGCCCTCAAAGGCGGCAGCGCCACGGAAATCGACATCCTGTCGGACGACCAACTTGCCGGGATAGATCCGGCCCTAGCCGCGCGCGCGCGGCTGCCTCTGATCCCGACCGAGGCCGCAGTGCCCACCGACCGCACGGTGGAGGACCGCGGCATGGTCGTACACACGGCGACCGACCTGCGGGCGGCGGGCGGCTCGGGTGTTCTGGTCGGGGGCATCTTGCTCAACCGAAACCTCGGTTTCATCGACACGATCAACGCCCTCGTCTACCAGTCAGACGATGCCGCCGATGTCGAGCGCCAAGGCACCGCGACCCTGTTTCTCGAAGACGTGCGCGTCTCAACCAACGTGCGCCTCTTCGAAGGCGAGCGCGCGCTCGGCACCCGCGTCTCTGCGGTGGTGCGCAACCGGGTGCTGAATGAAGGCCGCACCTGGCTTGACCGCGCCTTCGTGGTGAACGACTGGTACATCTCCGGCTACCTGCCTCTGACCGACAGCTTTTCGCGCCGCGTCGGAATGCTCTACGTGGGCTTTCTAGAAGCACCCTTCGTCGCGGAAAAGCGCAGCGCCTTCATCCTTGTCTTCTCGGCCTTCGTCGGGGTTCTGCTGCTGACCATCCCGTTGTTCCTGCGCATGGCAGGCGGCATCTTCTCGCCGCTCGAACGCATGAACCACACGATGAAACGGGTCGAGGGCGGCCAGCTCGACGCGCGCATCGGCGCGGTGTCCTCGCGCGACGAAATCGGCCAGGTGGCGGCGCATCTCGACGAATTGCTCGACCAGGTGCAGGAACGCGACCGCGCCCTACGCTCCTGGGCGGACGAGTTGAACACGCGGGTCGAAGACCGTACAGCCGAGCTGCGCGACGCCAACGAAAAGCTCGAAACCACCTACCAGCAGCTCGTGATGAGCGAAAAACTGGCCTCCATTGGTGAAATCACGGCCGGTGTCGCGCACGAGATCAACAACCCGGTCGCGGTGATCCAGGGCAATATTGACGTCATCCGCGAAACCCTGGGCGACGACGCCAAGCCGCTGATGACCGAACTCAACCTGATCGACCGCCAGATCGCCCGGATCAACGCCATCGTCGGCAAGCTGCTTCAATTCGCCCGTCCAAGCGAATTCAACGCCTTTTCAGAGCATGTCGACGTCGCCGCCGTACTGGACGACTGCCTCGTGCTGGTCGATCACGTGATCTCGCGTCGCAATGTCACCGTCACCACCCATCGCGCCGACGACGCCCCACCGGTCCGCATCAATCCCGGAGAGTTGCAGCAGGTCATCATCAACCTTGTCGTCAACGCGGTGCAGGCGATGGACGGGCCGGGCGAGCTGTCGCTGTCGATCCGCGCCGAGAGGCGCGACAGGCGGTCCGGCACGGCGCTCGTGGTGGCCGATACCGGGCCCGGTATCGCGAATGAGCGGCTGAACACCGTGTTCGACCCGTTCTACACCACCAAACCGGGCGAAGGCACCGGCCTTGGCCTTTCTGTCAGCCAGACCCTGATACGCCAATCCGGCGGGCTTATCACCGTGCGCAACCGCGATGCGGGCGGCGCGGAATTCACCGTCTGGCTACCCGAGGATCGCGACGTGTCGTGA
- a CDS encoding 5-bromo-4-chloroindolyl phosphate hydrolysis family protein: MARKFGGKYSPDGGGSEVAKPRDTSSYRGATVEPAGARANLMFVPAAVVLFTSLTSGATGLALGVVSAAVLALSAWLLRDGLKAESAYNTRKVARRPGIPRKLFSSVLAGLGIALAAYKAEPGLVAPVIFGVVTTALHVFSFGLDPMKDKGMEGVDRLQTDRVARVVDQAETYLSAMSDAIRRAGDRTAEARLERFQVSVRDMLRTVEDDPRDLTATRKYLGVYLMGARDATVKFADIQSRAPDPKAKADYLELLGDLEANFEAKTKTLLADNNSDLEIEIEVLRDRLAREGLRYDTTQEFQEGH; this comes from the coding sequence ATGGCACGGAAGTTCGGCGGAAAATATAGCCCCGATGGCGGCGGCTCTGAGGTGGCGAAGCCGAGGGATACCTCTTCCTACCGTGGCGCGACGGTCGAACCGGCGGGCGCGCGGGCGAACCTGATGTTCGTGCCTGCCGCGGTGGTCCTGTTCACCTCGCTGACGTCAGGCGCGACCGGGCTGGCGCTTGGCGTGGTTTCCGCCGCGGTGCTGGCCCTGTCGGCGTGGCTGTTGCGTGACGGACTGAAGGCGGAGTCAGCCTATAACACACGCAAGGTGGCGCGACGGCCAGGCATCCCACGCAAACTTTTCTCGTCGGTACTGGCGGGGCTGGGGATTGCCCTGGCCGCCTACAAGGCAGAGCCGGGGCTGGTGGCGCCGGTGATCTTTGGCGTGGTGACGACGGCGCTGCATGTCTTTTCATTCGGGCTGGACCCGATGAAAGACAAGGGCATGGAAGGCGTCGACAGGTTGCAGACCGACCGGGTGGCGCGGGTGGTCGACCAGGCCGAGACCTACCTGAGCGCCATGTCCGACGCGATCCGCCGGGCCGGGGACCGTACGGCGGAGGCCCGATTGGAGCGGTTCCAGGTCAGCGTGCGCGACATGCTGCGCACCGTCGAGGACGACCCGCGCGATCTGACGGCGACGCGCAAGTACCTTGGCGTCTACCTGATGGGCGCGCGCGACGCGACGGTGAAGTTCGCCGATATCCAGTCGCGGGCACCCGACCCGAAGGCGAAGGCGGATTATCTTGAATTGCTCGGTGATCTTGAGGCGAATTTCGAGGCCAAGACCAAGACGCTTCTGGCCGACAACAACAGCGATCTCGAGATCGAGATCGAGGTTCTGCGCGACAGGCTGGCGCGCGAGGGCCTCAGATATGACACGACCCAGGAATTTCAGGAAGGACATTGA
- a CDS encoding sigma-54 dependent transcriptional regulator has translation MSKPAAVPAPGGPAEKARDDYGENLQLASVLVIDDEPGMRNFLTKILEPRVKRVEQARSAEQAAEILDTAHFDLVILDNVMPGKTGLDWLSEQRRVGLFADTIMITAYADLDTAIRALRTGVADFVLKPFRANQILNAIARALDRKYLRRENFLLKHELSEGGQAARGRLLGNSPAIQQVRDVLAKLAPTPASVLFTGASGTGKEIAARTLHTMSDRASEPFVAVNCAAVSPDHIAEELFGVVEGRDRTRDGLFLHADGGTLFLDEVAQLPEQVQAGLLRVLEDRRIRPLGAEREIPLNLRFFFATNADLQAEVDAGRFRADLYHRINVVNVDMPPLADRSEDIVELAALFMSEFSRALALPALDLNEEILLKLSRYDWPGNVRELRNLVERSVILGQFPEEFAGHGTVTGQEAIETLALVEQRHIMSVLDACDGNRAEAARRLGVSRKTVDRKCAAWDI, from the coding sequence ATGTCCAAGCCCGCCGCCGTGCCAGCGCCCGGAGGCCCGGCCGAAAAGGCGCGGGACGATTATGGCGAGAACCTGCAACTCGCCTCGGTTCTGGTAATCGACGACGAGCCGGGGATGCGCAATTTCCTGACCAAGATCCTCGAGCCGCGGGTCAAGCGGGTCGAACAGGCGCGGTCGGCCGAACAGGCGGCGGAGATCCTGGACACTGCGCATTTCGACCTAGTGATCCTGGACAACGTCATGCCGGGCAAGACCGGGTTGGACTGGTTGTCTGAGCAGCGGCGCGTGGGGCTCTTTGCCGACACGATCATGATCACAGCCTATGCCGATCTGGACACGGCGATCCGGGCGTTGCGGACGGGCGTGGCCGATTTCGTGTTGAAGCCGTTCCGCGCCAACCAGATCCTGAACGCGATCGCCCGCGCGCTGGACCGCAAATATTTGCGGCGCGAGAACTTTCTGCTGAAGCACGAGTTGAGCGAGGGCGGGCAGGCGGCGCGCGGGCGTCTGTTGGGCAATTCGCCGGCAATCCAGCAGGTGCGCGACGTACTGGCCAAGCTGGCGCCGACGCCGGCCTCGGTTCTGTTCACCGGGGCTAGCGGCACAGGCAAGGAGATCGCCGCGCGGACGCTGCACACCATGTCGGACCGCGCCAGCGAGCCTTTTGTCGCGGTCAACTGTGCCGCGGTGTCGCCCGACCATATCGCCGAGGAACTCTTTGGCGTCGTCGAGGGACGCGACCGGACCCGCGACGGGCTGTTCCTGCATGCCGATGGTGGCACACTGTTCCTGGACGAGGTGGCGCAGCTGCCCGAACAGGTGCAGGCCGGGCTGTTGCGGGTGCTGGAGGATCGCCGGATCCGTCCGCTTGGGGCCGAGCGCGAGATTCCTCTGAACCTTCGGTTTTTCTTTGCCACCAACGCCGATTTGCAGGCCGAGGTCGATGCGGGCCGGTTCCGCGCAGACCTGTATCACCGCATCAACGTGGTTAACGTGGACATGCCGCCGCTGGCCGACCGCAGCGAGGATATCGTGGAACTGGCCGCGCTGTTCATGAGCGAATTTTCCCGGGCGCTGGCGCTGCCCGCGCTGGACCTCAACGAGGAAATTCTGCTGAAGCTGAGCCGCTACGACTGGCCCGGCAACGTGCGCGAGCTGCGCAACCTTGTCGAGCGGTCGGTGATCCTTGGCCAGTTCCCGGAGGAGTTTGCGGGCCACGGCACGGTGACGGGACAGGAGGCGATCGAGACATTGGCGCTGGTGGAGCAGCGGCATATCATGAGCGTGCTGGACGCCTGCGACGGCAACCGTGCCGAGGCGGCGCGGCGTCTTGGGGTCAGCCGCAAGACGGTGGACCGGAAATGCGCGGCCTGGGATATCTGA
- a CDS encoding SPFH domain-containing protein, whose translation MGIFDFLSGEFIDVIHWVDDTRDTMVWRFERHGHEIKYGAKLTVREGQAAVFVHEGQLADVFTPGLYMLETNNMPIMTTLQHWDHGFQSPFKSEIYFVNTTRFTDLKWGTKNPIMLRDPEFGPTRIRAFGTYSTRVTDPAKFLTEIVGTDGEFTMDEISYQVRNIIVQSFSRIIAGSGIPVLDMAANTADLGKLVAAEISAVVADYGLTIPEFYIENISLPPAVEEALDKRTSMGLAGDLGKFTQYSAAEAMTAAAKNPGGAGGGMGAGIGAGLGMAMAGQMAGQGGPWGPSAHQPSPAASPAPPPPPVEHVWHIAENGQTHGPYSKAALGRMASDGKLTRDSHVWTAGQDGWLKAGDVQELAQLFTILPPPPPGA comes from the coding sequence ATGGGCATTTTTGATTTTCTTTCAGGCGAATTCATCGACGTCATCCATTGGGTCGACGATACCCGCGACACGATGGTCTGGCGGTTCGAGCGGCACGGCCACGAGATCAAGTACGGGGCCAAGCTGACCGTGCGCGAGGGGCAGGCCGCGGTTTTCGTGCACGAGGGGCAACTGGCGGACGTGTTCACGCCGGGGCTTTACATGCTCGAGACGAACAACATGCCGATCATGACGACGCTGCAGCACTGGGATCACGGCTTTCAAAGCCCGTTCAAGTCCGAAATCTATTTCGTCAACACGACGCGCTTCACGGATCTCAAATGGGGTACGAAGAACCCGATCATGCTGCGCGATCCGGAATTCGGGCCCACGCGCATTCGGGCGTTTGGCACCTACAGCACGCGCGTGACGGACCCGGCGAAGTTCCTGACCGAGATCGTCGGTACGGATGGCGAATTCACGATGGACGAGATCAGTTATCAGGTCCGCAACATCATCGTGCAGAGCTTCAGCCGGATCATCGCGGGGTCTGGTATTCCGGTACTCGACATGGCGGCCAACACCGCCGATCTGGGCAAGCTGGTCGCCGCCGAGATTTCCGCCGTGGTGGCGGACTACGGGCTGACCATTCCGGAATTCTATATCGAGAACATCTCGCTGCCGCCCGCTGTGGAAGAGGCGCTGGACAAGCGCACGTCGATGGGCCTGGCCGGAGATTTGGGCAAGTTCACGCAGTATTCGGCGGCCGAGGCAATGACGGCGGCGGCCAAGAACCCCGGCGGCGCCGGGGGTGGCATGGGCGCCGGGATCGGGGCTGGTCTGGGCATGGCGATGGCGGGTCAGATGGCCGGGCAAGGTGGTCCTTGGGGGCCAAGCGCTCATCAGCCGTCACCGGCTGCCTCGCCCGCGCCGCCCCCGCCGCCGGTTGAGCATGTCTGGCATATCGCGGAAAACGGCCAGACCCACGGACCCTATTCCAAGGCGGCTTTGGGCCGGATGGCGAGCGACGGAAAGCTGACCCGGGACAGTCATGTCTGGACCGCCGGGCAGGACGGTTGGCTGAAAGCCGGTGACGTGCAGGAACTGGCCCAGCTCTTCACCATCCTGCCGCCGCCGCCACCCGGGGCGTGA
- a CDS encoding toxic anion resistance protein: MSEDVRTKAEAALAEVEEVNRVVLPEPKEAGVVVPLSEAEPAVGAEIRQRMDEIDMADTNSIVSFGSAAQAELQEISQSMLQGVRNKDVGPAGDSLRGIVTTIRGFSVSELDVRRERSWWEKLIGRAAPFAKFTARFEDVQGQIDKITDDLLKHEHILLKDIKSLDLLYEKTLQFYDELALYIAAGEEKLKELDETDIPAKEAEVNAAPEDDQVMKAQELRDLRAARDDLERRVHDLKLTRQVTMQSLPSIRLVQENDKSLVTKINSTLVNTVPLWETQLAQAVTIQRSAEAAAAVHEANDLTNELLTANAKNLRDANKTIREEMERGVFDIEAVKQANADLIGTIEESLQIADEGKARRAKAEQDLQSMEKELRDTLAAAKSRRDGVGENTGGSVPA; the protein is encoded by the coding sequence ATGTCAGAAGACGTACGCACGAAGGCCGAGGCCGCCCTGGCGGAAGTGGAAGAAGTGAACCGCGTGGTTCTGCCCGAGCCGAAGGAGGCCGGCGTCGTGGTGCCGCTGTCCGAGGCGGAGCCCGCCGTAGGTGCCGAGATCCGGCAACGGATGGACGAGATCGACATGGCCGACACCAATTCGATCGTGTCGTTCGGGTCGGCCGCGCAGGCGGAATTGCAGGAAATCTCGCAATCCATGCTGCAAGGCGTGCGCAACAAGGACGTGGGCCCGGCGGGCGACAGCCTGCGCGGCATCGTGACCACGATCCGGGGCTTTTCGGTCAGCGAGCTGGATGTGCGGCGCGAGCGATCGTGGTGGGAAAAGCTGATCGGTCGGGCCGCGCCTTTCGCCAAGTTCACCGCGCGGTTCGAGGACGTTCAGGGCCAGATTGACAAGATCACCGACGACCTTCTGAAGCACGAGCATATCCTGCTTAAGGACATCAAGTCGCTGGATCTGCTGTACGAAAAGACGCTGCAGTTCTACGACGAACTGGCGCTTTACATCGCGGCGGGCGAGGAAAAGCTGAAGGAATTGGACGAGACCGACATCCCGGCCAAGGAGGCCGAGGTCAATGCCGCGCCCGAGGACGACCAGGTGATGAAGGCGCAGGAATTGCGCGACCTGCGCGCCGCACGCGACGACCTGGAACGCCGGGTGCATGACCTGAAGCTGACGCGGCAGGTCACGATGCAGTCGCTGCCGTCGATCCGGCTGGTTCAGGAGAACGACAAGAGCTTGGTGACCAAGATCAACTCGACGCTCGTCAACACCGTGCCGCTGTGGGAGACGCAGCTGGCGCAGGCCGTCACTATCCAGCGCAGCGCCGAGGCCGCTGCGGCGGTGCACGAGGCCAATGATCTGACCAACGAGTTGTTGACGGCCAATGCCAAGAACCTGCGGGACGCCAACAAGACGATTCGCGAAGAGATGGAGCGAGGGGTCTTCGACATCGAAGCGGTCAAGCAGGCCAATGCGGACCTGATCGGCACGATCGAGGAGAGCCTGCAAATCGCTGATGAGGGCAAGGCGCGACGCGCCAAGGCCGAGCAGGACCTGCAATCGATGGAAAAGGAACTGCGCGACACGCTGGCTGCAGCCAAGTCGCGCCGCGATGGTGTGGGCGAGAATACCGGCGGCTCGGTGCCGGCATGA
- a CDS encoding nitroreductase, whose product MSADGDTLKRLMQARYSCRAFRPDPVADAVIERTVDTARHTASWNNTQPWELLVTRGTETGAFRQALLREVQTGKPGPDMDWPESYPGELGERRRTCGYALYNAVGIAREDREARARQSMRNFEMFDAPHVAILHIPQVLGPYGALDAGGFLTAFMLAATAEGLGTIAQAAVAAYPDVIRRHFGLPEDHAILCAISFGYADETQPVNQYRTEREDVGAILSFRG is encoded by the coding sequence ATGAGCGCGGATGGTGACACCCTGAAGCGGCTGATGCAGGCGCGGTATTCGTGCCGCGCCTTCCGGCCCGATCCGGTGGCGGACGCTGTGATCGAGCGGACCGTCGACACGGCGCGACACACCGCAAGTTGGAACAACACACAGCCTTGGGAACTTTTGGTGACGCGGGGCACGGAGACGGGGGCGTTCCGGCAGGCTTTGCTGAGGGAGGTGCAGACGGGAAAGCCGGGGCCGGATATGGACTGGCCAGAAAGCTATCCCGGCGAACTGGGCGAGCGGCGGCGGACCTGTGGTTATGCGCTTTACAACGCGGTCGGCATCGCGCGAGAGGATCGCGAGGCGCGGGCGCGGCAGTCGATGCGGAATTTCGAGATGTTCGACGCGCCGCATGTCGCCATCCTGCATATCCCGCAAGTCTTGGGCCCCTATGGTGCGCTGGATGCGGGCGGCTTCCTGACCGCTTTCATGCTGGCGGCGACGGCGGAAGGATTGGGAACGATCGCGCAGGCGGCGGTCGCGGCCTATCCGGATGTGATCCGGCGACATTTTGGCCTGCCGGAAGACCATGCCATTCTGTGCGCGATTTCCTTCGGCTATGCCGACGAGACGCAGCCGGTGAACCAGTACCGCACCGAGCGCGAAGACGTCGGTGCGATCCTGTCCTTCAGAGGCTGA